A window of Streptomyces broussonetiae genomic DNA:
GTCCGGCCAGCGAGATGTCGCGCGTCGTGACCGGCACACCGGCCTGCGAGGCGTACGCCTGGATCACCGGCAGGAACGAATGCGTCGCCAGGGCCGGGGCCTCGTCTGTGTAGGTGTAGATGATGGTCGAGTCAGTCACCGGGTGCTCCGCTCCACGTCTGCAACATTGCTCGACATCAAGATATCTCGTGATCGGAGTCGACTCGACAGGGGTCACCCATGCGCCGTCCGTGCCGTATCGCGGTTCATCACGGTGCGCACCGCCGGGACCACCGTCCGTCCACCCTGCCTCGTCCGGGTTGGCCGACCCGGCCAGGGCCGGCAGGGCGTCACCGCCGCGCCCGCGGCCCGCGTCGCGGCCACCGGGCCCCGGCGGTGCTGCCGGCCGCGACGCGCGGGCGGCCCTTGCGGCCGGCCCGGCTAGTCGGCCACCACCGCCCCGCCGGCGACGTCCTCCCCGCTGCGCTGCTGCGGGATCAGCGCGGCGCCCTGGTGCAGGGCCACCGTGCGGGTGGGGGCCGGGATGCGGATGCCCTCCGCGCGGTAGCGGCGGTGCAGGCGCTTGATGAACTCGTGCTTGATGCGGTACTGGTCGCTGAACTCGCCGACGCCGAGGATCACCGTGAAGCCGATACGGGAGTCGCCGAAGGTGTGGAAGCGGATGGCGGGCTCGTGGTCCGGTACGGCGCCGGGGACGTCGCGCATGGTCTGCGCGACGACCTCGGCCGTCACCCGCTCGACGTGTTCCAGGTCGGCGTCGTAGCCGACGCCCACCTGCACCAGCACGGTCAGCCGCTGCTCGGGGCGCGTGTAGTTGGTCATGTTGGCCTTGGCGAGCTGGCCGTTGGGGATGACCACGAGGTTGTTGGACAGCTGGCGGACCGTCGTCTGGCGCCAGTTGATGTCCACGACATAGCCCTCCTCGCCGCTGCTGAGCCGGATGTAGTCACCCGGCTGGACGGTCTTGGAGGCCAGGATGTGCACGCCCGCGAAGAGGTTGGCGAGCGTGTCCTGCAGGGCGAGGGCCACCGCCAGACCGCCGACGCCGAGGGCGGTCAGCAGGGGGGCGATGGAGATGCCGAGCGTCTGGAGCACGATCAGGAAGCCGATCGCGAGGACCAGCACCCGGGTGATGTTGACGAAGATCGTCGCCGAGCCCGCCACGCCCGAGCGGGACTGGGTGACCGTGCGGACCAGGCCGGCGATCACCCGGGCCGCGGACAGGGTGACGACGAAGATCAGCCACACCTGGAGGATCTGGTTGGTGTGGTGGTGCACGGTCCGGGTGAGGGGCAGCACGGCCGCTGCCGCCGCCAGGCCCGCGGCGATCGCGGCCCACGGTACGACCGAGCGCAGCGCGTCCACGATGACGTCGTCGCCGCTCCACTTGGTCCGCTTCGCGTGCTTGGCGAGCCAGCGCAGCAGGGTGCGCGACAGGAAGGCGAGCACCAGGCCCGCCGCGGTCGAGACTCCGGCGAGGACGAGGTCGTCCAGGGTCAGTGCGCGGTTCACCGCTCACCTCCGATGCCCGGGCCGGCTGCGGAGTGGTGAAGTGTCGTCACGTGGGTCACCTGCTCGAAGTGCGGGATGTGCGAACGCGCCGGCCGGAGGAACTCCGGTGACCGGCGCGATCGTTCATCCTGCCGTATCCGGAACACCAGTTCGCACCCGGACCGGCGCCCTTGGGGCAGGTGGCTCAGATGATCCCCTCCGCGAGTTCGGCCTGGTCGCGGTCGCTGCCGTACGCGGCGGCGGTGGGCGTGCCGTACGAACGGCGGGCGACGTACCACCAGACGCTCGCCAGGACGAGGACGACGGCAAGCGCGACCGAGGCGTAGTTCATCGAGTCGACGGTGACCGGCGAGGCCTGCGGCAGGCAGAACAGCACGGTCACACAGGCCACCCAGACCACCGCGACCCAGCCGACGGGCTTGCTCCAGCGGCCCAGATGCCACGGCCCGGGCCTGAACCGGTCGCCCGCGCGCAGCCGCAGCAGCACCGGGATGGCGTAGGCGGGCGTGATGCCGATGACGTTGATGGCGGTCACCGCGTTGTACGCCGTCGCCGAGTACAGCGAGGGCAGGGCGAGCACACAGGCGACGATCACCGCGAGCCACACGGCCGCGACCGGCGTCTGGGTACGGCCGCTCACCTTGCGCCACAGGTGCGAGCCCGGCAGGGCACCGTCCCGGCTGAACGCGAACACCATCCGGCTGGCCGCGGCGACCTCGGCGTTGCCGCAGAACAGCTGGGCGACGATCACGACCAGCAGCAGCGCGCTGGCACCGTCGGTGCCGAGGCCGTCGAGCAGGATCTGCGCGGGCGGTACGCCGGTCGCGGTGTTGCGCGTGGCGTCGTAGTTCTGGATGGCGAAGGTCAGCCCGGCGAGCAGGACGAAGCCGGCGATCCAGGAGGCCCAGATGGAGCGCACGATGCCCTTGGCCGCGGACACGGAGGCCTGGGAGGTCTCCTCCGAGAGATGGGCGGAGGCGTCGTAGCCGGAGAAGGTGTACTGGGCGAGCAGCAAACCGATCGCCGCCACGTAGACCGGGTTGTGCCAGCCGGTCTCGTTGACGAACTTCGTGAACACGAAGGAGGCCGACTGGTGGTGGTCGGGGACGATCGCGAGCGCGCCGACGATCAGCGCGACGCCCGCCAGGTGCCACCAGACGCTGATCGAGTTGAGCAGGCTGACCAGGCGGACGCCGAACAGGTTCAGCACCGCGTGCAGCAGCAGGATGGCGCAGAAGATCAGCATGGTCTTGCCGGGCGTCGGCGTGAAGCCCCACTGGAGGTTAGCGAAGGCGCCGGTGAACAGGGCGGCGCCGTAGTCGATACCGGCGATCGCACCGAGCAGACCGAGCAGGTTCAGCCAGCCCGTGTACCAGCCCCAGCGCCGCCCGCCGAGCCGGTCGGCCATGTAGTACAGCGCGCCGGAGGTCGGATAGGCGCTGGTGACCTCGGCGAGTGCGAGACCGACGCACAGTACGAACAGGCCGACGCCCGCCCAGCCCCACAGCATCACGGCGGGGCCGCCGGTGTTCAGGCCGAAGCCGTACAGGGTCATGCAGCCGGACAGGATCGAGATCACCGAGAAGCTGATCGCGAAGTTGCCGAAGCCGCCCATGCGGCGGGCCAGCACCGGCCGGTAGCCGAGTTCACGCAGACGCTGCTCCTCGTCCTGCTGGGGCAGGCCCGG
This region includes:
- a CDS encoding mechanosensitive ion channel family protein, which codes for MNRALTLDDLVLAGVSTAAGLVLAFLSRTLLRWLAKHAKRTKWSGDDVIVDALRSVVPWAAIAAGLAAAAAVLPLTRTVHHHTNQILQVWLIFVVTLSAARVIAGLVRTVTQSRSGVAGSATIFVNITRVLVLAIGFLIVLQTLGISIAPLLTALGVGGLAVALALQDTLANLFAGVHILASKTVQPGDYIRLSSGEEGYVVDINWRQTTVRQLSNNLVVIPNGQLAKANMTNYTRPEQRLTVLVQVGVGYDADLEHVERVTAEVVAQTMRDVPGAVPDHEPAIRFHTFGDSRIGFTVILGVGEFSDQYRIKHEFIKRLHRRYRAEGIRIPAPTRTVALHQGAALIPQQRSGEDVAGGAVVAD
- a CDS encoding amino acid permease, with the protein product MSATPDPSPSPGLPQQDEEQRLRELGYRPVLARRMGGFGNFAISFSVISILSGCMTLYGFGLNTGGPAVMLWGWAGVGLFVLCVGLALAEVTSAYPTSGALYYMADRLGGRRWGWYTGWLNLLGLLGAIAGIDYGAALFTGAFANLQWGFTPTPGKTMLIFCAILLLHAVLNLFGVRLVSLLNSISVWWHLAGVALIVGALAIVPDHHQSASFVFTKFVNETGWHNPVYVAAIGLLLAQYTFSGYDASAHLSEETSQASVSAAKGIVRSIWASWIAGFVLLAGLTFAIQNYDATRNTATGVPPAQILLDGLGTDGASALLLVVIVAQLFCGNAEVAAASRMVFAFSRDGALPGSHLWRKVSGRTQTPVAAVWLAVIVACVLALPSLYSATAYNAVTAINVIGITPAYAIPVLLRLRAGDRFRPGPWHLGRWSKPVGWVAVVWVACVTVLFCLPQASPVTVDSMNYASVALAVVLVLASVWWYVARRSYGTPTAAAYGSDRDQAELAEGII